The DNA region TACCTCAATGAACCCTTTTCTCCAGTACACACTAGACTGGCTACTAAATGAACACTCCAACCTATTTTAGTGCTCAAGGTCCCTTTCCCTTGTGATAGTTCTTCAGTAATAAGACCCTCCAGTAATAAAACTCTCCAATCCAGCTGTGATCTTCTGAAATCCTTTCCAGTCTTTAAAATCCAACTCATACGCCATCCTCCATGAAGACCCCTTTCCCTCCAGTCAGAACAAATCTGTCCTTCCCTTGGTGTTCTCACAGCACAGTTTAACCTCTCTTTAGCAATTATTTCAGCTTGCCTTGGGAGTTAGTTGTCTACCTGCATATTCTTCTCACTGGTTAAGGTTCAATGAATTTATTCAtccttctcctttctccactgatGTTTTGCACAAACTAagcattcaggaaatatttactgaatgaataggTAACCCGCTtcatttacagaggaaaaaaaaagtccaaagcTGGAGATTAACTTGCCAAAAATTAGACCTCTACTTAGATGTAAAACTTAAAAAACTAGAACCTAAATCTTTTGACTGCGAGTTTAGTTGACCTTGTCTCACACGAAGATAACACAAAGTGGAATTTCTCACTCCCTAACAATAACAAAATGCCcctggctttatttttaaatgtttcttttattctctttgcAAATACGCTGCGTTGGTCCTTGTGCCAAAGtgaggaagaaatacaaattcttaAGTTCCAAGTTAATAATATTTAACTGCCAAATGGTTCCTAAATGCATTTCAGAGCCTCATGAGCAAGTGAGATAAACTTTAATAAACTAACTGAATTCTTTTCTCTGAAGAAACTTCAACCTGCGAAATGCGTAAGGCTGTAGACTCTCACAGCCCACACCCTCGCCTTGAAATGACACGCGAAGGAGAAACCAGTGGCCCAGACCCTCCGAGTCGGCAGCCTTCCTTCTTCTAGACCGAGAAAGTAAGTGGACGTATGAAAGAAGACGGTAGATCTGGGCTGAAATGTCCAGGTCAGAGTCGCCTTGGCATCCTCGTTCCCCCATTACAACAGCCTAGTGAAGGGCCCCAAGGTCCGCAGGCAGGCCTCGCGGAGGGTGCAGTCTGGGAGCCCCCGCCGCGGGGACTCGTTGACTCTAGCTTTCTCCAGGTTGGTCTTGTCCCCATGCCCCTGGCCCCGAAACCAAGCGAAGGAGCCGAAACGTCTGCCCCAAAAGCCCGCGAGGAGAAGAGCCGAAGCCGTAGGGCTTCAGACCTGCCGCTCCAGATCCGGGTGGGGTGCCCCGGGGCGGTTTCCCTGTCCTCTCCGGGGGCAAACTCGGCCCGAGCCCCCGAGGAGCCAGCACTGGCTCCCTCCCTCTCGGGGACCACCTAGCCGAGCAGGTCGGTCAGGCCCACCCCGGAGCTCACCTTTCCGTCCCGGGCAGCCGTCCGTCCGTCAGTCGGTCCCGAATTCTGTCCACACAGAGCGTCTTCCGGCTCCCGCCGGAAGCAGCTCGAGCGCGGGACAGGAAGTTTGGccgcccccccacacacacacacccactcgCTCGCCTCCGAGCCGGGCTGCTGCAGTCCCGCAGGAGGTTCCGGCCCGGGGGCCGCTGGCCTGCGCGGGCCAGGCAGGCTTGGCTCGGAGAGGGAAGGCACTGCGATCTCCTGCCTCCCACTCATTCCCTCTCGGCCTTTGTAGCTCCGTGGTCTGCGAAGCCCGAAAAACGGGGTCAGTCAAGTCTAGGCGTGACGTCACTGCTTCCCTGCTGCAGTGGATGGGGTAGTTATCTCCTGTCAGCTGAGATCAGTAAATGTTGCAATGGAGGCAAGCGAGAAAGAAAAGATCACTACTTAAACATTTACCAAAGTTCTTAGTGAAGAGGACCTCGAAGCTTCACTGCCCGAGAAAGGAACTTGCAGAATCTAGTTCTGCATTGCATACCAGGTGGGGTAAGAATTGAGACTCCGGTGTAGAACTTTTTTTTGGAAGGTGAAGTCCCTAGAGTCTGGGTTCCGTCAGTACAGTAGAATGTGAAGAGCTCTCCGATGTCCACACCGGTGCTAGAACACTTGAGTTTCAGGCCAGATGCCGCAACTTGTTAGAGCTTTACGTGTTTGACTGACTTTGTGAAATTACTAATTTTTTAATACTTGCTGCGTGCCAAAGGATGAAGGAGGGACTGAGCTAAGATAGTGGCAGTGGGAAttaaaggtgttttgttttgttttttaatagatttatttaatttatttatttatttattttggctgcgttgctgcgcgtgggctttctctagttgtggcaagcgggggctcctcttccttgcggtgcgcgggcttctcattgcggtggcttctattgttgcagagcacggactctacgcctgcgggcttcagtagttgtggcacgtgggctcagtagctgtggctcgagggctctagagtgcaggctcagtagttgtggcgcacgggcttagttgctccgcggcatgtgggaacttcctggaccagggctcgagcccgtgttccctacattggcaggcgttttcttaaccactgcaccaccagggaggccctaaaGGTGTTTTCTAAGAAGGGCATTTTCAAGGACAGAGACAAGTTTGAAGAAACCAGGGAAGTAGTTCAGTACACAAACGATGGTGAtttgaaaacaaagaagcaaCATGTTTCAGAGAAAGATAATTCCTCTTTAGATAAGCCGAGTTTATCTATTCCAGGTGCCTATGGGATATTTACTTGGAGGTAAAGGTCCCTACCTAGCTCAAGAGGTCAGAAATAAGATACAGATTTGGGAGTTATCAACACACAGACAAGAGATGAAGCTCTCTCTGGAAAAGtatataaaacaagaaagaagcgAAGGCCACTGAGGTCAACTGGAGTGACTGATTACTAACACAGTTCGAATCTACACAAAAGTATATTGCAATTTGTAAACAGCTAACCATAAGCCAGCACAACACTCAGAAAATATCCTCAATTTTACTGTATTAAAGGGTTGATTacaattaataaaacaaatgctCTTATTTAGAGGTACATTAATAGGTCTTGAACAGCCATGTTTATGACCATTTGTTACTTCGCTCAGTCAGTTCTGTCATTTTCTGAAGCTGTATTTGTTGTTTAAATCTTTTTCATCACTTAAAACTTGAATTGATGTCTATATCTATTTGCCCTTGAAATCTCTGTAACTATTTGACAGTATGTGCCTGCTAACCTAAAATAAACATAGGcttttatcaatatatatttgAGTTTTTAGGCTATACTGTGAACTACTTGGCAAAACACATATCCTCTGTAGTAAATCTAGTCCCTCCATCAACCTAACCAACctcagttatttaacttctcataCTACTCCCAACACAAAGCCTCTGCTCTCCTACCCCAAAAACTGTCCCACAAGCTCTGAATTCCCCCaaacccctacacacacacagaccctgcAATTAAGTCCCTCTTCCATCTATAATATGGAAAGACCATCCCAATTTATTCTTCAAGCTTCAGTTCAAGAATTACGTAAAGCATGTCCAGTTCAATATTTACTAAGTGCCTTCTCAAgtattctattttaaatacaaCTTATGAAGttaataaaagttattaatttaaaaaatattttgtatgattAAACAGTTACATCAAATCTCCAGTGGTTTCAGAATATCTGATATAAATTTCATGTAATATTAGTTttagcaaaagaaggaaaaataggtCATGTTGACTTCAATCTATTATTGTAAATAATCATATTGGATGAAGAATACATATACGATATTGAAGATATAGGAAAGAATTATGCAGCTAAGAAAATATCACCTATGATCacatttaaatcaaaagctatcTGTACtcttaagggttttttttaatgtatcttgaAATCTTTGTGCAAAACGGAAAGCAATCCATGTATTTCATAATGAAGATGTTTATAGAGATAACAAAGAGGTTTCTTCTGAAATGCAAACTATCTGCTTTCCAATGTTACCTCCTGTCATCATGGACTGGAATGcagctggaaagaaaaaaaaactaggtTATCTGAAAACATAAATGTCACCATCATACATGTTTATCAGTAGGTCAGACACATACaattaatttgaataatttcttcAATGATTTTAAGTACAGAAGGAAACTGTCATGAAAAGAAACCTCAAGTAAAACACTGGCAAAGTTACAGGACAAACTAACCCAATTAACatcttaaaaatgtgtttttaccCAAACTAGAAATTATTAATTGGTGTCCACATCCATGTTCACTGTTACAGAGTCTGAAGACTAGAGGCAAATAAATATGAGGATAAATGTCagcaataacaatttttaaataatttaaaaatattagaaatctaGTCATAAAGTTTTACTAAGTAAGTGAAATATACATCtccaaatatattaaatttttttctcaaaaaggaaaaattatcagTTTAATCCTCTTTATTTGAAACAAAAGAGAGTGTGGAAATCTGTGTatgttagtaaaaaaaaaacaacccccaaatATTGAAAACTTGCTTCATGTAATCTTATGATGGCTTAGAACCATTCAATCTGAAAAAGTTACCTAGAGGCTAAATGAGTTTGAcaattcttacatttttttttcataagttatttacaaaaccaaAGAAACACTTACTTTTACAATTTGAAATGAGAAAACAATGGCTCTTAAATACCACTAAGTTGAACTTCATGAAGTTTGATTAAGACTTTACAGgaaagaaatgatttaaaaagaaaaaaacaacagagaagtagaattaaaagaaaaaagagagtatTTGTGCTGAACTCATGTGTATAATAAAATCTACATTCATCTTACCTCCCATGTTTTCCAATCCATTTATCATAGTCTCTTTAATCTGTAAATCAAATTaggtatattttatattctttagaCTTCAGTGTTTCTATTTAACagttttcagttttgcaaaaggCAGCAATACTATTTAGCATTTTCTGTCTAAAAAGAGAGATTCTTCTTTTTGTGTAGGTAGTCCAGAGAAGTATCCTatcaattcatttttttaagtacaaTCCTATTTTCCCATTGTCTAATCTTAAGTTTGTAATATCACATGCTATACACcttcttttcaaaaaacaaagtatataagcacacacacatacaactttGCCTATCATTTTCACGTTTCAAGAACATCCTAGGTCAGGGTCTCTGGACCTCAGATTGATAATTCCTGACTTTCAGCCATAGCCAAGAGATCTATCAGAATGTCCAGGGAGGGCAGGAAACATGTATGGTGGTGGAGAGGTACTAGGAGGTGCTTATAAGATTTTCGAGAAAGCACAGCTTCTAACACATAGTAgcgttccataaatatttgttaatgaatattacaatttggaaaaaacaaaaacctattgaTCTTGTAATATAGTCTAAGAAAAGTaaacattaataaaattttagataaaGGGACTAATGAGAGAGTTTCTCAATCAGGAGAGTTATCCTCACTCAGGAGGTAAAGTTTATTTATAATGTTCAGTATACTTTTcttttgtagaaatatttattatgaaacTAATATTAAATTCAAATAATACAAAAGTATATCAAGTAGCAGGAAGAATAATACTGATAAAGAACAGAAGCAAGTTCTACCTTTAGCTTTCCTTCTTTAAACCACTGACTCAGCTGGAGAATGCCAGACTCAAATTTGTCCTTAAAATTTAACACCAGAAATCTTTCTCTGTAGTGGGGAAGAAAAGGATAATGATCAGAGACTAGGGAGGGAGTGAGAAAGCCCAAATCAAATCATTCCAGAACTCTAAAATTTGTTAATCTTTCAAACATTAGGACTTAAGCACACAGAGTCTGGTCAGATATAGCTTTAGGTGTAGTTACAAGCGTTAAGTATAATGGACTTCTATTGTATTGTCTGCCCAGCATCCACAATCCCATTTGGTAGTAACACTGTGATTTTACTTTGTGGGTGACATCCTTTCCCCACCCTCATGTGACGAAAGAAAGCCAGGCCAGTCTGAGCCATTAAGTATCAGCTTGGAGATGTAATAAAACTGCAAGAAGAGAGCTGTTCTCTTTTTTGCTTGGATTGCTAATCTGGTAAAATATAAGAGTAAAGATAACAGTCATCCTCCTGCTGCTGCAAGAGGAGAGCCTGCGAGGGAGCCAAGACAATCCAGAAGAAAGCACAGCCCAGGGGTGAAGAAAAACTGAGtcatgggacctccctggtggcgcagtggttaagactccacctgccaatgcaggggacacgggttcgagccctggtccgggaggatcccacgtgccgtggagcaactgagcccgtgcgccacaactactgaacctgtgctctagagcccacgagccacaactactgaagcctgtgcacctagagcccatgctccgtagcaagagaagccaccgcaatgagaggcccgtgcaccgcaacgaagagtagcccccactcgcctcaactagagaaagcccacgcgcagcaacaaagatccaacacagccaaaagtaagaattaaaaaaaaaaaaaacttgagtcaTGACACCACTATGCAAACCTTTTATCCAGCCAAATCTAAGCCAGTACTAATATTGAACTTCTTAGATACATGAGCCAATAAATTTCCTTCACACTTAAGCCAATATGAGTTGAATTTCTAACACTCGCAAAAAAGATTTGCAAAAGATTGATTGAACAGATgcatttttcaaaaagttttctgCCAGGGACCTAATTAACCAAAACCTAAATGACCaccttaaaatgtacattttcaagttttatttaataagaaaaattatatatgaagAACAACATATTTTGTATACATCCATGATCTTTAAACCCCTTGAATCTGGTAATAAGGGGAAAGCGTAGAACACACCTTgtgatgtttctttctttccgGATTGCTTCTACAGCAGAGGGTAGTAGAGGAGGATAAGGCACATCTTTGTTGTACTGAGAAATTTGACCACATAGGATGATGTGGCTGTCCTGATTCATCTGTTCAGAGAAAATTGATGATTATAACCTAAGATATACACCTTCCCTATGTTTGCTAATTTTATGGCTGCCTCAATGAAAGCCTCCTTGACTgtaatatttaatcttttttttttttttttcaaatggccaCACCACTCGgtttgtggtatcttagttccccgaccagggattgaacctgtgccctgggcagtgaaagcacgcagtcctaacaactggaccacctccagggaattccctatagtaTTTAATACTATAATGCCAATTATAATTGGCATTATAGTATTATATAATtagtattatataattataatgccAATTAATTGATTTTGTTTTGAAGACTTACCCATTATATGTATTAGAGAGCTTTAATTAGCTAGAAAATAAGTCTACTCCAAAGGAACACAGCGGTAAATAAGAGTTTGGTAATCAGCAAAAGAATTGCATTAGTTCTCATTGTCATCATTGAtgctatttttgttattattggtAAAGTATTTcttagaatttaaataatttaacctcaattgaaaacaattttacATATAGTAAAGGACAATGCAGTGTTAACAGCTAATGTTGATAAATTGTAACACTgtcaattaaaatatgtaaatacctGCAATCTGAAAATCCTTTCCTTACCCAAAGTCATGGCTGTAAGTTGGTTGATGTAAGTTGGTTGATGGTTAGAAGTGAGTTAAAGGTCAGAATTTCATTTGAATAATACAACTGtattttttcacaaaaataaattacaggtGAAAATATAACATTGCTAGCAAAGAACTGAAATTGATGCTCACAGtgcaaatctacaaacaaatggaaGTAGCCTCAGCAAGCTCTTCTGTATCACTTACAATACTGACCATCATGTTTTTCACCATAAACCCTAcaattttataaagtttttttttctctctcagtatCAGGTTAAAAGATATCACATCAAATAAACTGTAGTATTCAAATTTATAACAAACAAATCAGAAAACAACCTGACTTATCACTGTATCGCTGATGTCACCGCCAACATTGTCAAAGTAAACATCCACTCCAGAGGGGCATAATTCACGGAGTTGTTCTGCCACACTCCCCTCTTTATAATTAATTGCAGCATCAAAGCCCAGTTCTGAGGTCAAAAGGAGGCACTTCTCAGGTGTTCCACAAATTCCCACAACTCTGGAACAGCCCATCAAATGGCCAATCTAGAggggaaatttttgaaaattaaacaacttTCTACTGTcacaatttaaatgtaaaaatgtgaaAGTATGAAAGTTAATACAAGTACATATATGAAAGTGTTCGTCACAACTGAGGTTAGATTATAAGGCTTTTAGCTAAAAGTAATTTGAGACCAAAAGAACTGAGAACAGATATAAtggcattctttaaaaaattaagattgaATAAAATTAGAGTTAGTTTGAATGTTAAAATCTCGCAATTTAAAGATGATGTCATAAAAGGAATAGTCAGACTCAAAATATCTCTATCTTGCAATTCAATATTTTTCAGGCCTGTGAGCAACTAAAATCACTATTaagataaaatgttttgtttcaatGGTTTCACACTATAAAGGCTATTATTCATAAAACAATGTACTTTATAAATTTCTATCATAATATTTACTATACTTCTAGAACCCAATAAGTGCTTTCTTATttgaagatgatttttttaaaatataaatttgttttttaattcatgtAATTCCAGACAGGTACTCTGtgattttcttcttcatattGATTAGAGCAATGCTCTAGCATTTACCATGCCATTTTTggttaaaagagaacaaaatacaaaaatctatAACATTTTTCATATTGTTAAGAAGAGAGTCTAAGCATGCAATAACATCATTTCTACCAAAAATGTGTAAAATACTCATATTATAAATTtgttcaattttatattttaaattatatacacatatccagAGATTGTTATGACTAGTTTTTTAGAAAATCAGATTATTCTCCAAAAGTTTACCTGCCCAGCTAAGGATCCACAAGCACCAGCAGCCCCACTAACAACCATTGTCTGATTAGATCCAGCAGTTATATGACCTTTTTCCTGTATCCCAATCAAGGAAGTCAAACCAGGCATCCCTATAGCTCCAAGAAAGTATGAAAGGTGTCCATCCACAAGCTGTGGGTCTACCTAAAAAACATAtacataccttttaaaaataatactaggAATTTCCGTTTTAAGTCAACAGGGTAGAGACAACCTGTTAAGTACTgtattgtgtcccccccaaattcatatattgaagaccTAACTCTTAGTGTgagtatatttggagatagggcctttaaggagataAGGTTAAATGACGTCATaaaggtggggccctaatctgataggacttATGTCCTTAAAAGAGGAAGAGGCACCAGAGATCTCTTTCTATGCaggtgcacagaggaaaggctggatactgtgtgaggacacagtgagaaggcagccatctttaagccaggaagagaggcttcACAGGAAACCAAATGTTCCagcaccttgacctcagacttctagactccagaactgtgagaaaataaatttcagtctatggtattttgtaatGGCAGTTCAAGTGGACTAATAAACAACCCAACATAGTTTCAAGAACAGTAAACCATTCTTCAGTCTTGTTAAAATTCTATAATTTACTtgtacaaagtaaaaaaaaaaaaaaaaaaaaattacttctctttatagtaaaaaaaaacctacaaaacctttaaaaaagaattgcCACATAAGAGATACCAAACGTTCTTTCTTGTCAATGTCCCAAATATTTCAAAAGAGAGGAAACACTTAACAGGAAAACACTAGGCAAAACTGGAAGGTTTAAAAATCTctgagcgggcttccctggtggcgcagtggttgagaatccgcctgccaatgcgggggacacgggttcaagccctggtctgggaagatcccacatgccgcggagcaactaggcccgtgagccacaattactgagcctgcgcgtctggagcctgtgctccgcaacaagagaggccgcgataatgagaggctcgcgcaccgtgatgaagagtggcccccacttgccgcaactagagaaagccctcgcacagaaacgaagacccaacacagccataaataaataaataaataaaaatttaaaaaaaaaaatctctgagcaATTCCAGAGTAAACATTTATCTATATAAAAATGAGCTCAAACTCTTAACAGTTCTCATTACTGATGCTTAAAATGGTCCATGGAAATGTAAGGAAGGTGTGATACAATTTCTTCTAGCTTAATTACAGAATTAAATGAGGTCTCTGTCAGCTTTTtagcattttacatttatatgtttACCAGGCCCAATCAATAGTTAATTATACTTCTCTCACATTTTCTGTgcctgttttcttatctgtaacattagggagaattgaaaaaaaattatatagaaagACTCCCTACCATAAAGGTTTTATAATCGTTTTTAAGGAATTGAATAATTTTGGTAAAAACTCAATAAACCACCAAAAGTAATCAAGATTCGCCACCTTGCtctgccacaaagaaagaaaatggcagtTTGTAATCAGCAGTTTTAAATGGCTATCAGTTAAGTCTGGTGTGTGAATAAAGGTAATGGAGATATTAAAGTCTATAATATACAGAAAGGTCTACCGTACACTACACAGAAATGTATCCTGTAGTTAATAGTCATTTATTAGTAAAGCCAGTATAAAAACATTGTGAGATAAGTTTGCTTTTAGCAAAGATCATTTTTCTATCCCTTctgaattcctcttcctcatttctAATACCTACTCCCCAAACATTTtaagctttctccagttgctcaATTTCCCACTATAGCACAATGACAGGGAAAACTAGAAAGTGCTGAATGTTTCTCTTTCACTTCCTGCTATGAAATTTCtagttaaatatattttactagTACCATTAAGTTGGCAAATGATTGTGTAATGTCTCCCGCATCTCATTTTATCTTAACAGCCATC from Eschrichtius robustus isolate mEscRob2 chromosome 1, mEscRob2.pri, whole genome shotgun sequence includes:
- the PTGR2 gene encoding prostaglandin reductase 2: MIVQRVVLNSRPGKNGNPVAENFRVEEVNLPDNINEGQVQVRTLYLSVDPYMRCRMNEDTGSDYISPWQLSQVVDGGGIGIIEESKHTNFTKGDFVTSFYWPWQTKVILDGNILEKVDPQLVDGHLSYFLGAIGMPGLTSLIGIQEKGHITAGSNQTMVVSGAAGACGSLAGQIGHLMGCSRVVGICGTPEKCLLLTSELGFDAAINYKEGSVAEQLRELCPSGVDVYFDNVGGDISDTVISQMNQDSHIILCGQISQYNKDVPYPPLLPSAVEAIRKERNITRERFLVLNFKDKFESGILQLSQWFKEGKLKIKETMINGLENMGAAFQSMMTGGNIGKQIVCISEETSLLSL